The genomic stretch TGAGTTCATAGGATAAAAAACTCCAATCACAACAGCGGTCATGGAATCATTTGTGTACGCAGCGGCTATTTTCGTTAGCGCAGTTTGTCACTGCATAGTGCACTTTGCATAAAGGCAGACGGCAGCGAAGTAACAAATGAATTCCGAGAAGCGAAGCGTCCGCCTTTGTGATTGGAGTTGTACCACTGAGTTGATAGGATAAAAAACTCCAATCACAACAGCGGTCATGGAAATCATTTGTGTACGTAGCGGCTATTTTCGTTAGCGCAGTGTGTCACTGCAGAGTTCATCATGCAACGGAATCAGAGCGGGTAATCCATAGAAGAAAGAGGGATTTTTTTGTCAGAGCTATCCGCAGTTGAATTGAACGATGAGAAACTGAAGAAAGAACAGGAAGAGCGTATTGTTAATCAAGTTGCCAAAGAACTGTCGCTTTCATTAAAGCAGGTAAAAACAACGGTATCCTTGCTGAACGAAGGGAATACAATTCCTTTTATCGCAAGGTACCGTAAAGAAATGACAGGCGAGCTGGACGAGAATGTGCTGCGTCTGATTGAAGAAAGAACGGTCTATCTTCGCAATCTGGAAGATCGCAAAGTGGAAGTCATTCGCATTATTGAAGAGCAGGGCAAACTGACGGAGGAACTAGCGAAATCAATCAAACAAGCGGTCAAACTACAAGAAGTAGAAGATTTGTACCGTCCTTATCGTCAAAAACGTAAAACCCGTGCGAGTGTAGCTAAAGAAAAAGGGCTTGAGCCATTGTCCGAGTGGATCTGGAATCAGCCAAAACAAGGAAATGTAATGGAAGAAGCTGCTCGATATGTGAACGAAGAGCTTGGAGTAGATAGTGCAGATACGGCGCTGCAAGGCGCAAAGGATATACTAGCTGAGAATATCGCTGATGATGCATCCATTCGTTCCTGGGTAAGAAGATATACACTGGATCACGGGATGCTGACTTCGGAAGCGAAGGATAGCGATGTGGAATCCGTATATGAGAATTACTATGACTACCGAGAACTCGCAAAAAAAATGCCGCCGCATCGTATCCTTGCGATTAACCGCGGAGAACGTAAAGGAATATTGAAAGTGGGTCTCGATGTAAATGCAGATCCGGTCCATAACTATATTGGCCGTCAGATATTAAAACCATCATCGGTTGTCAGCGACATCCTTGAGAATGTAATTGTGGATGCTTATAAGCGTCTCATCGCTCCTTCTATTGAAAGAGAAGTTCGTACAGAACTGACGGAAAAAGGTGAAGCACAGGCCATCTCGATTTTCTCTGGTAATCTGCGCAGCTTGCTTTTGCAGCCGCCAATTCCAAATAAACGTGTACTTGGCGTCGATCCTGCTTACCGGACTGGCTGTAAACTCGCGGTTGTTGACGAAACAGGAAAACTGTTAGAGGTAGCTGTAACGTATCCGACACCGCCAAATAATAAGAAGCAGGAAGCATTAGCTAAGTTTAAAGAGCTGATCAATAAATATGATATTGAACTGATTGTCATTGGTAATGGGACAGCTTCCCGTGAAACCGAGCAATTTGTAGCGGAAGTTATGCAGGAGATCGGAGATCCTAAACTTGCTTATCTGATCGTGAATGAGGCAGGGGCAAGTGTATACTCTGCTTCCAAGATTGCGCAGGAAGAATTCCCTGATCTGGACGTAGCAGAGCGCAGTGCTGCTTCCATTGCCCGCCGGGTTCAAGATCCACTGGCTGAACTTGTGAAGATTGATCCAAAAGCCATTGGTGTAGGTCAATACCAACACGATGTATCTCAAAAACATCTGGAGGAGAGTCTGAAAGCCGTTGTAGAATCTGCCGTTAACCATGTTGGCGTAGATGTGAATACAGCTTCTCCTTCGCTGTTATCTTATGTAGCGGGAATAAACTCCACGATTGCTAAAAATATTGTGAAATACCGTGAAGAGAACGGTAGATTTTCTTCTCGTAAAGAACTGCAAAAAGTACCGCGTCTGGGCGCGAAGACATTTGAACAATGTGCTGGGTTTATGCGTATTTCGGAAGGGGATAACCCGCTGGATAAAACAGCAATTCACCCGGAGTCTTACTCTGTAGTTGACCGTGTCTTTGCAGAACTCAAAGTGGACCTGGATAAACTGGGTACCGAAGAACTGACACGGATCTTGGAAGAACAAAGCGCGCAAGAGCTTGCTGACAGAGTAGAAGTCGGTCTGCCGACACTGCGCGATATTCTTGAGAACTTACAGCGTCCGGGCCGTGACCCGCGTGAAGAGTTGCCGCTTCCTATTTTCCGTACCGATGTACTGAAGATTGAAGATCTGGAACCGGGAATGGAGCTGCAAGGGACAGTTCGTAATGTAATTGACTTCGGTGCCTTTGTAGACATTGGCGTAAAAAGTGATGGACTCGTTCATATCTCCCAGCTTAGCAACGGATTTGTTAAGCACCCAATGGATGTGGTATCCGTAGGAGATAATGTAACGGTATGGGTGCTTGACGTGGATTTGAAAAAAGGCCGCGTTGCTCTCACGATGAAGGACCCAAATCAAAACAAACAGTAATCGTTCGTAAGGACAGCAACAGCCGATGATGAGAATGAAGTTTCTGATTCACCGGCTGGCAGCTGTTTATAGGTCAGTTTCATTCGTCATA from Paenibacillus polygoni encodes the following:
- a CDS encoding Tex family protein, with protein sequence MSELSAVELNDEKLKKEQEERIVNQVAKELSLSLKQVKTTVSLLNEGNTIPFIARYRKEMTGELDENVLRLIEERTVYLRNLEDRKVEVIRIIEEQGKLTEELAKSIKQAVKLQEVEDLYRPYRQKRKTRASVAKEKGLEPLSEWIWNQPKQGNVMEEAARYVNEELGVDSADTALQGAKDILAENIADDASIRSWVRRYTLDHGMLTSEAKDSDVESVYENYYDYRELAKKMPPHRILAINRGERKGILKVGLDVNADPVHNYIGRQILKPSSVVSDILENVIVDAYKRLIAPSIEREVRTELTEKGEAQAISIFSGNLRSLLLQPPIPNKRVLGVDPAYRTGCKLAVVDETGKLLEVAVTYPTPPNNKKQEALAKFKELINKYDIELIVIGNGTASRETEQFVAEVMQEIGDPKLAYLIVNEAGASVYSASKIAQEEFPDLDVAERSAASIARRVQDPLAELVKIDPKAIGVGQYQHDVSQKHLEESLKAVVESAVNHVGVDVNTASPSLLSYVAGINSTIAKNIVKYREENGRFSSRKELQKVPRLGAKTFEQCAGFMRISEGDNPLDKTAIHPESYSVVDRVFAELKVDLDKLGTEELTRILEEQSAQELADRVEVGLPTLRDILENLQRPGRDPREELPLPIFRTDVLKIEDLEPGMELQGTVRNVIDFGAFVDIGVKSDGLVHISQLSNGFVKHPMDVVSVGDNVTVWVLDVDLKKGRVALTMKDPNQNKQ